Proteins from one Coturnix japonica isolate 7356 chromosome 5, Coturnix japonica 2.1, whole genome shotgun sequence genomic window:
- the NPC2 gene encoding NPC intracellular cholesterol transporter 2, with product MVLSALVLLLALVAAALAEPLRFVDCGSKDGSIQEVNVSPCPTQPCQLVKGTSYSINVTFSSKIESQGSKAKVYGEMLHVDIPFPIPEPDGCKSGIQCPIQKGHSYSYLNKLPVKSEYPSIKLIVKWELVDDQDQMLFCWKIPVQITS from the exons ATGGTGCTGTCCGCTctcgtgctgctgctggcgcTCGTCGCTGCCGCCCTGGCCGAGCCGCTCCGCTTCGTGGACTGCG GTTCCAAAGACGGAAGCATTCAAGAGGTGAACGTCAGCCCCTGTCCCACTCAACCCTGCCAGCTCGTCAAAGGGACCTCGTACAGCATCAACGTCACGTTCTCCAGCA aGATCGAGAGCCAAGGCAGTAAGGCAAAGGTGTATGGCGAGATGCTGCATGTGGACATACCCTTCCCCATACCTGAGCCTGATGGATGCAAGTCTGGGATCCAGTGCCCCATCCAGAAGGGCCACTCGTACAGCTACCTGAACAAGCTCCCTGTGAAGAGCGAGTACCCCAGT ATTAAGCTGATAGTGAAGTGGGAGTTGGTGGACGACCAGGATCAGATGTTGTTTTGCTGGAAGATACCAGTGCAGATCACCAGCTGA